ATGATATTTAAATCTCCAATCGTAACATTTTCCCGAATTGTTGCCAGATCCGCGATCAGGTTATTATTCCCGATCATTGCCTGCACATAAATTACGACATTTGCTCCAATCTGGCACATATTCCCAATTTCTGCTGGTTTCAGGTTGGGATCGACTTTGAAAATACTTCTGGGAGAACTCAAAGGTTTTTTCCCGATTATTGTATTATCATCAATCCTGACCTGATCTCCAATCTTCGATCCTTCATAAATTACTACATTATTTCCGATTAGACAATCGTTTCCGATCGAGACATTTTCCATAATGACACAGTTAAAACCGATTTTCGTAGCTTGACCAATTTTGGCAGTTTCCGCTATATATTGCTTCATAAATTACCTCCAAACTAAAAAACTTGAATTAAGTTCACTTTAGTGGACTTGATTTAAGTTTTAATAATCCCTTATATTTCAAAGAGACATATTTTTGAAAAGAATTATTTCGTAAAGTAATTTGCATAAAAAAACCTGCCGTAATAATTAACCGGCAGGTTTTATGATTTTAGTTCAACCATTGCGAAGGTCTCGTTCCTCGACCATTCGCAAGGTTCTATTTAAACAACACCATGATCAAGCATTGCATTGGCGACTTTCAGGAATCCGGCAATATTTGCTCCGTTCACATAATTAACGAAATCACCATCTTTGCCGTGTTCGACGCATTGAGAATGAATTGCTTTCATTATGTTATGCAATCTTTCATCGACTTCTTCTCTTGTCCAGGAGAGTCTTAAACTGTTTTGAGACATTTCCAATCCGGAAGTAGCAACACCACCGGCATTAGCAGCTTTTCCAGGTCCGTAGAGAATTTTATTTTCAAGATAAACTTCGATCGCTTCCGGAGTAGAAGGCATATTTGCACCTTCTGCAACAACTTTACAACCGTTTGCAATAAGAGTTTTTGCATCATTCACATCGATCTCATTTTGGGTAGCACTTGGCAGAGCAACATCGCATTTAACTTCCCATGGTCTTTTACCTTCAAAGTATTTTACTCCATATTTTTCAGCGTATTCTTTGATCCTGCCGCGTTTGATATTTTTGAGTTCCATGACATAAGCAAGTTTTTCAGCGTCGATACCGTCAGGATCATAAATATATCCACTTGAATCAGAAAGGGTTACTACTTTTCCACCGAGTTCATTAACTTTTTCAGTTGTGTATTGAGCAACATTTCCCGAACCTGAAACTGTTACAGTTTTACCTTTGAAAGAATCACCTTTTGTTTTCAGCATTTCTTCGGCAAAATACACACAGCCATAACCTGTTGCTTCAGGTCGAATCAAGCTTCCACCCCAGTTCAAACCTTTTCCGGTCAGAATTCCGACAAATTCATTACGGATCTTCTTATACATTCCGAACATATAACCGATTTCACGACCACCAACACCGATATCACCAGCAGGAACATCTGTGTTAGGACCGATATGACGATAAAGTTCGCTCATAAAAGACTGGCAGAATTTCATTACTTCATTATCAGATTTTCCTTTAGGATCAAAATTAGATCCGCCTTTTCCACCACCCATGGGAAGTGTTGTCAGACTGTTTTTGAAAACCTGTTCAAAACCGAGGAATTTTAGAATGCTCAGGTTTACGGAAGGATGGAAACGAAGACCACCTTTGTAAGGTCCGATAGCACTGTTGAACTCAACTCTGAAACCGCGATTAACTTGAACATCACCTTTGTCATCTACCCAGGGAACACGGAACATAACCACTCTTTCCGGTTCGATAATTCTTTCCAGGATCTTTGCTTCCACAAAGGCAGGATTAGAATTATATACATCCCAGATAGATTCTACGACTTCTGTTACTGCCTGCATAAATTCAGGCTGACATGGATTTTTCGCTTCGATATAAGCAAGAAATTCTTTCATTGTCATAAACAACCTCCGAATATTTTTTTGGGACAAAATTTAAAGGGAAAATATTTGTCAAGGTCAAATTCCT
This region of Candidatus Cloacimonadota bacterium genomic DNA includes:
- a CDS encoding NADP-specific glutamate dehydrogenase, whose product is MTMKEFLAYIEAKNPCQPEFMQAVTEVVESIWDVYNSNPAFVEAKILERIIEPERVVMFRVPWVDDKGDVQVNRGFRVEFNSAIGPYKGGLRFHPSVNLSILKFLGFEQVFKNSLTTLPMGGGKGGSNFDPKGKSDNEVMKFCQSFMSELYRHIGPNTDVPAGDIGVGGREIGYMFGMYKKIRNEFVGILTGKGLNWGGSLIRPEATGYGCVYFAEEMLKTKGDSFKGKTVTVSGSGNVAQYTTEKVNELGGKVVTLSDSSGYIYDPDGIDAEKLAYVMELKNIKRGRIKEYAEKYGVKYFEGKRPWEVKCDVALPSATQNEIDVNDAKTLIANGCKVVAEGANMPSTPEAIEVYLENKILYGPGKAANAGGVATSGLEMSQNSLRLSWTREEVDERLHNIMKAIHSQCVEHGKDGDFVNYVNGANIAGFLKVANAMLDHGVV
- a CDS encoding N-acetyltransferase, yielding MKQYIAETAKIGQATKIGFNCVIMENVSIGNDCLIGNNVVIYEGSKIGDQVRIDDNTIIGKKPLSSPRSIFKVDPNLKPAEIGNMCQIGANVVIYVQAMIGNNNLIADLATIRENVTIGDLNI